From a single Fusobacterium ulcerans ATCC 49185 genomic region:
- the kdsA gene encoding 3-deoxy-8-phosphooctulonate synthase, giving the protein MLVSEVKKVKIGKNIEIGGNNRFTLIAGPCVIESEELVMEVAGKVKEICNKLGINYIFKASFDKANRSSIHSYRGPGIEEGLRILQKVKDIYDLPVVTDVHEVWQCKKVAEVVDLIQIPAFLCRQTDLLIAAAETGLPVNVKKGQFLAPWDMKNVVTKMEESGNPNIMLCERGSTFGYNNMVVDMRSFMEMRKFGYPVVFDVTHAVQKPGGLGTATSGDREYVYPLMRAGLAIGVDAIFAEVHPNPEKALSDGPNMLYLSELEEILKMAVKIDDLVKGR; this is encoded by the coding sequence ATGCTGGTAAGTGAAGTAAAGAAAGTTAAAATAGGAAAAAATATAGAGATTGGTGGCAATAATAGATTCACTTTGATAGCAGGTCCATGTGTAATAGAATCTGAAGAATTAGTAATGGAAGTAGCAGGAAAAGTAAAAGAAATATGTAACAAATTAGGAATAAACTATATATTTAAAGCTTCTTTTGATAAAGCTAACAGATCATCTATCCATTCATATAGAGGACCTGGAATAGAAGAAGGACTTAGAATATTGCAAAAAGTAAAAGATATATATGATCTTCCAGTTGTAACAGATGTACATGAAGTATGGCAGTGTAAAAAAGTAGCAGAAGTAGTAGACCTTATACAGATACCAGCATTTTTATGCAGACAGACAGATTTACTCATAGCAGCAGCTGAAACAGGACTTCCTGTAAATGTAAAAAAAGGGCAGTTTCTTGCTCCATGGGATATGAAAAATGTAGTAACTAAAATGGAAGAAAGTGGAAATCCTAATATTATGCTTTGTGAAAGAGGAAGCACTTTTGGATATAATAATATGGTAGTAGATATGAGATCTTTCATGGAAATGAGAAAATTTGGATACCCAGTGGTATTTGATGTAACTCATGCAGTACAAAAGCCAGGAGGGTTGGGAACAGCTACTTCTGGGGACAGAGAATATGTTTATCCATTAATGAGAGCAGGACTTGCAATAGGAGTAGATGCAATATTTGCAGAGGTACATCCAAATCCTGAGAAAGCTTTGTCAGATGGACCTAATATGCTTTATTTATCTGAGCTTGAAGAGATACTGAAAATGGCAGTAAAGATAGATGATCTTGTAAAAGGAAGATAA
- a CDS encoding KpsF/GutQ family sugar-phosphate isomerase translates to MDIINYAKEVFDSEIEELKIVRDKINREIIDVVEEILKSEGKVVVTGIGKSGLIGKKIAATLASTGTHSVFMNSAEGLHGDLGMISKEDIVIAISNSGNSDEIVAIIPSIKKIGAKIVAMTGNRNSKLGREADYILNIGVKREGCPLNLAPMSSTTSTLVMGDALAAILIKKRDFKPENFALYHPGGSLGKRLLMKVRDVMHKEDMLPLCDKESIIDDVILTMTDKRLGAVCVMNGDLMVGIITEGDIRRALKRREEFFGFKAKDIMTRNFTKVDSESMAIDALELMENRESQISVLPVFDKDKLVGMVRVHDLLNVVGR, encoded by the coding sequence ATGGATATAATTAATTATGCCAAGGAAGTTTTTGATTCAGAAATAGAAGAGTTAAAAATAGTAAGAGATAAAATTAATAGAGAGATAATAGATGTGGTGGAAGAAATACTGAAATCAGAAGGAAAAGTAGTAGTAACAGGTATAGGAAAATCAGGATTGATTGGGAAGAAAATAGCTGCTACGCTCGCTTCAACAGGAACGCATTCAGTATTTATGAATTCAGCAGAAGGACTTCATGGAGATCTTGGAATGATATCTAAGGAGGATATAGTTATAGCTATATCAAATAGTGGAAATAGTGATGAAATAGTTGCCATAATTCCATCTATCAAGAAGATAGGTGCCAAGATAGTTGCTATGACAGGGAACAGAAATTCAAAACTTGGAAGAGAAGCAGACTATATATTAAATATAGGAGTAAAGAGAGAGGGATGTCCTCTTAATCTTGCACCAATGTCATCTACTACAAGTACATTGGTAATGGGAGATGCTCTTGCAGCAATCCTTATTAAAAAAAGAGATTTCAAACCAGAAAACTTTGCATTATATCATCCAGGAGGAAGTCTGGGAAAAAGACTTTTAATGAAAGTAAGAGATGTGATGCATAAAGAGGATATGCTTCCTCTGTGTGATAAGGAAAGTATAATAGACGATGTAATATTAACAATGACAGATAAAAGACTTGGAGCTGTCTGTGTAATGAATGGTGATCTGATGGTTGGAATAATCACAGAGGGAGATATAAGAAGAGCTTTGAAAAGAAGAGAGGAATTCTTTGGATTTAAAGCAAAAGATATTATGACTAGAAACTTTACTAAGGTAGACAGTGAAAGTATGGCAATAGATGCACTGGAACTTATGGAAAATAGAGAAAGCCAAATATCAGTTCTTCCCGTATTTGACAAGGATAAATTAGTAGGAATGGTAAGAGTACATGACCTTTTAAATGTTGTAGGAAGATAA
- a CDS encoding DUF1858 domain-containing protein: MITKDMNILEAVQQYPILADVFRKHGLGCVGCMIAAGETLGEGISAHGLDADAIIAEANELVAAQK; the protein is encoded by the coding sequence ATGATAACTAAAGATATGAATATTCTAGAAGCAGTTCAACAATACCCTATATTAGCAGATGTATTTAGAAAACATGGATTGGGATGTGTAGGATGTATGATAGCTGCTGGAGAAACTTTAGGAGAAGGAATTTCTGCTCATGGATTAGATGCAGATGCTATAATAGCTGAAGCTAATGAATTAGTAGCAGCACAAAAATAA